One Canis lupus baileyi chromosome 1, mCanLup2.hap1, whole genome shotgun sequence genomic window, ctttgttttatgGATCATCCCTTTGCTTATAAGGGAatatttcccttcccctttcttgaGATTTCTGGATTATAaggcaatctttaaaaattggtaGGATAGAAACATGCAAGATCTATGTGAATAAAACATGATTTCAATTCTTGTATTCTGTTGGATTCCCTGTTATTATGTCCTTCCTCTAATTATCAGCAGTAATTGAAAAATTACATGAATGTCTCATTATTGGGTGGGTCAACACATGTCGAGTCTTTGGCTACTCTCTGGTCCCACCACTCTTAATAACTAAGCTTCTGGAAAAATGAGACATTGTGGACTGTTACCTCTTTCTAAGCTGCCTTTGGCTCTACAGTCTTTGACAGATGGTGTTCTTCTTCCTTCACTTTCCCAAACCAGCTTTTACTAAGGTCCTTCCTGACATTTGGGTCCCTGCCTGTTTTGAATATTTCTCAGGTCTTGTTTTGCTTCACCTCTCTGCTGTCCTTGATCTTGTGACTCTATCCCTTTTCTTGAAATATTCTCCTCCTTTGTTTCTGACTCCATTCTGTCCTTGCATTTTTCTCACCTTTGATTACTCCTTCTTGGTACCCTTTGCAGCCTTTGTATTCTCTCTTCAACTTACTCATTACGTGTTATCACTTCCTAGGGTTCCACCTGtgactccttttccttcttcctctataCACTCCCTACACGCTTTTGACAGTCCCAAAACCTCCTCAGCCCACATCTCTCTGTGGCTTCCAGACATGTGTAATAGCTGCTTATTGGATATCATCACTTGCCTGTGTGTTAGAGGCCTCAAACCTAGAACCTCCCAAGCTGAACTCCTCACTTTGTGTCTCCTAACCCCACTGTACTTGGTTTACTCTCTTGGTCAATAGTACAACCATCCTTACAGGTTGCTCAGAACCCTGAATAATTCCTGACTCTTCTTCCCAATCTTGTCTCTTTCAGTCAACTGATATCCTAGTCTTCAGTCTAATTAATTACTATTCTGCTTTCTTAATGTTGTTCAAATCCATTCCTACTGTCAGGGCTTTATTCTGGTTTTTCTTGACGTTACCATCAACAACTTCCCAACTGCCCTCTTCTTCCCTCCAGCATCCTACTCTACTGTACACTTCTGCTTTGACGACAAAGGAATGAAATTTCTAAACCACAAATCTCAAAATATCATTCCCTTGTTTATCAACCTCTAATAGGTCTTTGCGGCTTTCGTTACAAAAGCCTAATTCCCAACTTGGGTCATATTAATGCTCCCACCACTTTCTAAAAGTCAGGCCTCTGTGAAGAAGTTAAACCTCCTTTTTCCTGACATTATCTCCCTCAATCTACATGCCATCCATACTGAACTAATTCAAgttccttgttcctttttttaaatatatatatatatgtatatatatatatatatacatatatatatataattatatcacACCTACAATCACATTCAAAGGAAAACTAAACTGAACCCTAATAGGAATACATTTAAAACCCAGAAgtcttttgaatatttataaaaacagaaggcCTGTAACAGTCTTACTAGTTTAAAAAGGCTGACTTCCTCACACACTATTGAAAGGAAGGTTCCTTGCTCCTTGCATGAAACATTCTTTTCGTGCCTTTGAACATGGTACTCATTTTACCTGGAAATGATTTTCCCCTGCTCTCCTCATCCTAAGGCCTTCCTTTCCCTAATTCTTATTTATCCTTCACATGCTAGCCCAGAGTTTCTCTAGGAAGTCATCTGTGCCCCACCACCCACGCCAACCCAGCCATCATCGACACTTCTTTACACATCTGACTTCTCTGCTGCACAGAAACTCTCAAAGGGCAGCAACTATGTCTTACTCATCTTGTATGCTCAGTGCCTTTGAACAGATGCTGATTACTGTCTTTGTTAAGTCGATGAATAGTCAGGTATGGAAGCCAGTCTCCAAAACAGATCACAATGATCTCCGCCTCCTGTTATTCACACCCTTGGGTAGTTCCCTCCCACAGTATACCAGGCTTGGCAGCACCTGCTGTGACTAGATCTACCAAGGGGCCCATGTGGCAAGGAATTTCATGGAGCCTCTAGCCCACTGTCAGCAATGCATTGAGGCCATGTGAGTAAGTGTGGAGGTGGATTCTCTAGCCTCAGTCAAGTCTCCACCACTGCAGCCATGACCAACGGCTGGACTGCATGGATATTAGGCTCTGAAAGGCTCTTAGCCACAACCTACATAGCAAGACTCCCAGATTTCTGATTCTTAGAAactgtgtgagataataaatatttgttgttttaagcagtTGTATtggggggtaatttgttacacagcactaGATAACGAATATACCTGGCAAAATGAAATATGTGATTTACCATTTCCAGGGCACCTCTGATAATCCCACAGAGTAAATTGCAGTAGCACAGAGAGGATCGCCCGGCAGGGAGCTCTTCCACAAACTCCACCAGCGGATTCTTGTCTAGGATCAGGGAAAATTCAGTTCTGCTTGAATTGTTACAGGTCACACTGGGTGTAATCCCCAAGTACATCTTAAAGGCAAcctaataaagaggaaaaaaaccctacTAGAACTTGGTCAGGAAGAAATATCCATTAGCAGAGGACCCAAATATTCTCTTCCAGGTGGTCCACACAATGGTTAAGCATGTGGAGTTTGTAGTCAGAAAGTCTGGGTTCAGACTTTGGAATACTCAGCTTTGGAATGCACTGACCCTGAGACCTGTACAAGTCTTAAACCCTTTTGTTTTTATGGAATATCTTAAGGGACTAGTTTTCCGTGGAAACAATATGCTTTGCGAAACAGAGTTAagtattatttctcaaaaaatcGTTTCCCAAAATAAATACTGTGCAAGAaggtaagaaattaaaatattagtcATTATTAGGGTCGAAGATAGGGGTGGGCATGAGGGCAAAGGCAGAGATACTAATCGAGAGGTTGCTCTCATCGCCTGGGAAAGAAACGGTGAGGACCATTCTCATTTTGTCTGTCACTCAAAATTCAAATGCTCCCTaaacttttccatataaatttcaaatAGCCCAAATCCTAAAATTCGGCTCACATCTCTGACACTCGTCAGCTCCAGGGGATCCAAAATGCATCTTTCAGATCTTAAGGCAAAATAGCGAAACGTCTTAAGCTGCAAAGGAAAAGCCTGCATGAAATTCCACAATCGGAGACTTGGCTCCCAGTGAATTGGCTGAAACCTATTTCTGCTCATGCTGATTCCTCTGGCTGGAAAATTCCTAGACTGCTATTTATATGATTGAGAATCCAAGCCACGTGAAAATAACGTCAAATGGGAGCGGGGCACTTTGAATTTAACTCGGATCCTCAGTGTTTGGGCCCCGGTTCCACGGCGTGAAATCCCACCAGTAGGAGGCATTATCTGAACACGGTTGGGAAAGACTCATTCCTAGGGCATGACATTGTTTCCTTATCTGGCTGGAGTCAGTCTGGAGAACAGTCTGGACTGTTGTTCGTAGTGAAGAAGGAGCTCCACCCTCGGCCACTGCCCCGGCTGCTCTGCCCATAAGTAAGGCCGAGCGGGTTCCCCTTGCCGGGCCCTTCAGCATGGATGCTTTTCAGGggattttaaaattcttcctcaACCAGAAGACTGTTATCGGCTACAGCTTTATGGCTCTGCTGACCGTGGGCAGTGAGCGGCTCTTTTCCCTTGTGGCCTTTAAGTGTCCCTGCAGCAAGGAGAACGTGGCCTATGGGCTGGTGTTCCTGGTCGCCCCTGCCTGGGTGTTGCTGATCCTGGGATTTTTCCTGAACAGCAGGTCGTGGAGGCTCTTCACAGGCTGCTGTGTGAACCCCAGGAAAATCTTCCCCAAAGGCCACAGTTGCCGCTTCTTCCATGTCCTGGGCCAGATCACGCTGAGTTCCCTGGTGGCTCCGATGATGTGGCTCTCCGTGGCTCTGCTCAATGGGACTTTTTATGAATGTGCCATGAGCGGGACCAAAAGCTCGAAACTCCTGGGCCTGATCTGCAAGGACAAGCCCCGGGAGTGCTGGGATGAGCTGCACAAAGTCTCTTGTGGCAAAACCAGCCTGACAGCCGCGGACAGCGAAGAACTGAAGCTGTCCCTGCAAGCCCAGTCCCAGGTAAGAAAGGACAGGCTGCTCTTTCCCCCCGCAGGAGCTCCAAGGACTCTCGCTCCGTCCTCCTTCCAGGCACAGCCGAGCCGCAATCCTGCGGGCACGTTGTGACACTAAATGAAAACTGGGACATGACGCAGCCTGCACACCATCTCCGGAAAAGCTATTTTGGAGGTTGGTGGCTCCGTGAAATTGCTGATTGGATTGTGTCTTTTCCACTTCCGAAAAGAAACTGTCCCCTGGGGGGAGCAGATGTAAATACTTAAGTGCTTTGAGAACCACCTCTTGGGGTTGACTTTGTGAATAATGCACGACACTAACTCATAATTGAGAGTTAATGGCAGAGCTGTGATTAGAAATTGCTGCCTtctatcaattatttattttcaaactggTTTCTGAGAACCTGTGCATGTGGCACTCGCTTATTAAAATCCAGCCGAACCAAGTGATCTAATATTTTTCAAAGCTGCATGTGATATAATCAGCGCAGAGTTTTCCTCAAATGACTCCTGGCGACTGTTCGTTCTGTGTATGAATATTGTCAAAATTGAGAAAGATTTCCCGCGTAAACGGGGCGTTGGCAGTCTGGACACAGCCATTCGTGAAAAGGGACCATGTTCTCCAGGGAGGTTGCGTCCTTTGCTCTTTGCGCTCTCCAGCTACAGAAGCTCTTACAGCAGTTTAGAAGCTCAGGGtttaaccacaaaacaaaacaaaacaaaacaaaacaaaacaaaacaaaacaatagaagcTCAGGGTTTGGGACACTGATTTAACAGAAGGAAACTGTAGCTTTACCTAATGGACACAGGGAAGTAGCTGCTCGCCCTTCCAGGTGCATGAGCACAAATCCAGATGTGAAGCCCTGCCCTGGCCTCGGGAAAAGGCCCAATTCCTACCTGTGAGCAGTAGGATCACATTCCCCAAACCAAAACAACTAATAAGGGTAGATAAACAGAGCCACAATTTGTCAGGAATGCCATTCATTTCAGAATGAACACACCGCAAATggtataattttactttttcagcAAGGACTTGCCTTTTCAACAAACTCATCGAAGCAGTCTGGTTTTAAAATCATACTTTCCAAAGCTGACTGGCAGTACAGTCGCACCAGACTTTTTGCACAAACCGAGAAGCTTAAATAtgcacccctcccccccgccaaACAAAATCTTTTCATTAATGCATAAGGCACATCTTAGATAAAAACCTGCCAGGATCCCAAatgtcttccttcttttgttGAAGGAAGGTATTAATTACAAATGTTATGATACAATGAGTGATTTATGATTTATGTCCTCAGGCACCAGACTCTATTCAGTTAGTGCCAGATCCAAACACTTATCACTGTGTGAGCTTTTCTTCTCTAAACACAGGCATAAGGAAGTCATGCGTATCCTGTCATAGCTTAGTCTGGGCACACTACCTGTTTACAGCAGAATAGAAGGACCTGGGGCTGATTTTCAGCAGAGGATGCAAGCAGGATGTGGACAAGGGGAGCTGTATCAATGGCAGGTGCTGACCACAAGTGGTTCAGCCAGGCAGGAGGAACGATCAATAGTTGGGTATGTGGGTGGGAGTGGAAAAAGTGCCCCATCCAGGGGTggagcaaagaaacaagaaatccagCTGGGTGCCTCTCTATTCTTAAGGAAGTTGAGTGGACTAGTGGCAAGAGTTTGGTCTTAGAGTTGGCTAGCCTTAGGTTTGAATCCTGATTCCACCACTTACCAGTTCTATGACCCAGAGCTAATGGTTTGACCCCTCTGAGCCCCTGTGTCCTCATAGTTGGGAGTCAGAACACCTACTTTGGAGGGTGGCTGGAAGACGTAGAGATAATGGACATACCTGAGCATAAAGCTGCTGACTCAAAGTAAGTGTTCTAAATTAATGAGAAAACCACCAGGGTTTGCGAGAGGAGGCTCATGTGGAATGGAACGTATTGAGGGCTGCAGTGGGAGCATCCACCATGTCTGATAACTTCCAAGTACTAGGATTTGAGGAAGAACATgagggctcagtgctcagcacttGGGTGAGAGCGAGGTGACGCTAAGGCCAAGCAATGTGGGAGGAGGAATCTGTAGTTGATCAAATAGTGTAACTCAGAACTGGCTCAGATACTGAGACGAGACCGCCCAATGGCCTACAGGAGGCCTGGCTCTATAGAAAGAGGAGggtagaagaggaagaggaagatctGAAATAGCCAACCACAAGTGATTCGAGGTAAATATGAGGACTTTCACACGATAGGAGCTGTGCCTCATTGGTAAATCATGACAGGAAGACACCCTGAGTTCAGTAATGCTTTTACACAAACATCTATACGTTTGAAAAATAGCAGCCTGTGATAATAGCTAACACTTCCTGAATGCATATGTATGTCTACAGGGACTTATTTTAATTCCCCAATTTCCTCTCTGTGGTGGGTAACTCCCATTTTATGACTGAGGAGATGAGGCACCCATAAGAAATGAGAACACCCAGAGGAAGGGGAAGGTTGAGATTTAAACCCACCTAGCGCCAGTCCAGAGTTGGCATTCCTTTGGAGTCTGGGACCTTCACAATGACTCCACAGTCTGAGCAGAGTGTGGGAACTCCTGATTTAAAGTACTGGAGTGTATTTGTAGTCCTGTTAGGGTCAGAATGGGTTCATTTGTGGATTATTGCTTCTATTTTCAAATAGGCCCATTTGCTGAGAAATACTAAGGGTCATTTAACGAAAATGTCAAGAGAAACTGTGAAAAGGCTCTGTTAGTTGTCCAAATAGGAGATTAATTCCAATTGTGACAAATATAATTAAGAACAAGAGAGTTTAGGAGGTAAGTTGaactattttatttgcttttaaaatttggaggaaaaaaaaaatgccagctgAACCAGTCTGTCCTCAAAAAGGaatttggttgttgttttttcttttttccaattgcCAAAATTCAGAACCAATAATCCTGAAGGTTTAGAATGACTCTGGTTGTTTggggggtttggggttttttttttgttttttttttgtttgttttgttttggcttttatacagccttttcattcttttagctTCAGTTTCTCCATTGTATTATGTCTGTCTCACTTTATCATGTATGATGAGTAGTGGGATCTCTCTCAGAGAGGGTCTGTTGTTCTCTGCAAACAACGTAACATGGAAAAGTCAGTCACTGGCCATGAATATGCACTTATCAATGCCTTAAAATTCCTGGCTGAGAAACTGTTCATTTGCTCCCATGACCACATTCACTCATGCACGGAATTCTTTCCTTTAAAAGCGAATACTACTTGAGGGCTTGGTTTAGCTGATTcttggataatttctatttttgccCTTTTCCATTTGTCTGCCTTCTGGTTATTTAGTTGCATACCAGCAATGGGGGTAGGATGGATAATAGGGATTAAGCAAACCTGAACTTTACTTTCACTGTTGAAAAAAAGTattgttaaaaaattaacatgaaggATTTCACATGAGGCGTGGCCATGACTGTGGTGTTAACTTAGCCAGGCACTTACTTACCGGTAACACCACCTCCGCTGCCTGGGAAGTGGCTTTACTTTTCCGCGTcctcaatatttctttctttctaagattctAGGATGGTGCCTGATTTGTTCAgcatctttcttctctctgctcgCCACTTGTTACGCTCGCTGCCGATCTAAAGTTAGCTACCTTCAGCTGAGTTTTTGGAAGACGTATGCACAAAAGGAGAAGGAGCAGTTGGAAAATACATTCCTGGAGTACGCCAACAAGCTGAGCGAGAGAAACCTGAAATGCTTTTTTGAAAACAAGAGGCCAGATGTCTTCCCTATGCCCTCCTTTGCGGCCTGGGAGGCTGCTTCAGAGCTGCATTCTTTCCACCAGAGCCGGCAACATTACAGTACCCTGCATAGGGTGGTGGAAGATGGCCTGGAACTTAGCCCTGAGGACGATGAGACCACAATGGTGCTTGTGGGTACTGCCCACAGTGTGTAGTCCATCTACTACTGCAGAACCACAGGGATCGGGATACACTCATTCTGACATTTTGGGCTGCATCCATAGCAACCCGGTGTATCTCTGTGTTTTCTCACATTTAGTGTTTCCTTGAAGACAAGAGCCCAAAGGGAAGCAGCTTTGCAGCTCCCAAGGGCAGGCAGTGTCAAGATATACTCAAACTGATGCCTAGGGACTAGTcaagggttggggttggggttcaGTGGCTTCAagttctaagatttttatggtttgaaAGCAAGACTCATACAAGAAGTTTGGCCACTCTTTGTGAACATTGGTCATGGCATCTGGGGACAGAAGTGGTGACTTGTGAGTAAGCAAGAAACTCTTGCCAGACTGCTGGAGACAGTGGGATCTGTGGTTTCGTCGGAGGAAATCCTTGTCCTGCAAGTCTATTCTACTACCTTTCAAGGACGtatgaaatcctaccatttggAATTCATTTCCTTGGAAGCTGAAGACAGCAGTTCTCATGAATAACACAGTCAAAGGATATGATGCCTAAAATTTAGAGCTTTTTCACATGTTTCCACTGTGCGCTGAAAATATGTCCCTATAGTCAGGGCTGTCTTCTGACTTTTGGGGGCCAGAGGCACTGCTGCCTGCATGAACCCctttctacattaaaaaagacacatacacacacatttatgacTGTATTAATATAAAGACGAATACACTGATATTATGTATTAAAGCATTTTTTGCAACCcaaaagttcattcattttcttctgattttaaaagaaattaaaaacacctTCGTGAGCCCCAAAAATTTCATGGGTCCTTGGTATAGTAGCCATTGTGCTGAAAGGGTTCCTGACTAGAGGTCTGAGGAAACTGTCAAAACTGCTTTTGCAGTTTTATGTTTatcaaaaccaaacacaaaatgtGCATCTACTATGTAATATACCcatgttcttttaaatatatatatacatacatacacacagagtgGAGGGTGGAGGATGTAAAGTTCAGTATATTTGCAACATATGTGATATATTATTTGGATTTTAAACATGGTGTGTGATTAATATGTAACAACTGGCTCTTAAAAAGATTCTGATTTGAAATGTTTGCCAATTTCTATGACACATATTTAAGTTACCAAGGTGAGATCACTGAAGGCAGAGTGAGGAAGAGATGTTAACCACCGGCTCTCTTGAGCCTTTCAGAGAAGGTATTAAAGCTAGTTTTCATTTACATTGATTCTAACCAAAGCAACTTCATTGCATCTTTGGTGCATCTGGGTTTCACTTTAATAAAACCCAGCCATGGTAGTACAGCTCAATGGCTCCAATTGAGAGATGGAGTCTTACCCTTCTCCCCTTGAATCCGGCCTTAGTGAACCCAAAGCACGTAGCAGAAATAAAGCCAGATTTGTGGAACTTTCTGCCTTGTCTCTGGTAATGCTCACCCTGGCAGAAGCCAGTCACCACAAGAAGACCACTTACCTGAAGGTCCAAGTTCTGAAGAAGGCCAAGCTAGCCaagtggagggagaaagagagagaaagagagaggagctgGTCAGCCCCAGCTGTTCCAGTCATGCTAGCTTAGGTGCCAGACGCACGAGTGAAGAAGCCATTTCAACAGCCTCAGTAGACGTGACATGGAAAAGAACCAGGGAACCCAACCAAGAGCCAGAACAAAGACTTCAGGGCTATGGTCCTCGTAAAGCCTTTCCCACCATGCAGATTTTTAGCACCCCTTCTGAGGCTGTGGACATTGCAGGGCACTCCCTACTGTGTCTTCCCTAAATCCCTGACCCAGAAAATCATGagcttaaataaatgtttgttgttttaagccaccaaattttgGGTCCCTATGAAGCCATAGATAGCCTAAACCTTAAATATGATAATCAGAATTTATTAAGGGAGAGAAATTAGAGGTGAATTGGATTTACACatagatttatataaaattctcttTATGGGTAAGCTTTTCCTTAATTTGTTCCTCTAGATTCCATTCAGCAGTATCCTTGGTGGCATGATTTAAAAGATGCTAACTAGGCATCTCTTCAAAATTGCTCCACCAAAGCCTGAGATTAATTTGCAATTATTTCTGGGTAAATTTGTTTTGAGAGGAACACACTTCTGTGGGTTAAATTCTGCTTTAAATAGACATACTACTGAGAGAAATAGTATATGATCTGTCATTAATACTCAGAACAAAATGGAAGCAGAAGGTACAGGATAGGTTGGCCTTGAGGAAACTAGAAACAGATTGTTCTTCTAGTCTTGCTCTTCAAAATGTCGTGGTCAGACCATCCGCATCATGAGGGAGTTTGTTAGCAATGCAGAATCAGACCCCATCCCAGATCTGTTGAATCAAATCTTCAGTTTGACAGGATCTTAGGTGATTCCTACACAACTGAAATTTCAGAAGCTCTAGAGCCATGATTCTCAAACTTTCAGCTCATGTCAAAATCATCCAGAGGGCTTGTTAACATGGAGACTGCTGGGACCAAGGtgtctgatttagtaggtctggggtgaggcAAGAGAATATGCAATTTGTAATcaagttctcaggtgatgctCATGCTGTTGGTCTGGAGATCACACCTTGAGAAATGCTCTAAAGCACAAAGCAGGCCATGCTGGGGAGGCTAGAAGAGATTCAGAATCTTGGGTCCCACTGGAGAGCTACCTAATTAGACACCTTTGTTATGTTGTTATCAACCTGTCTGGGAACATGGGgtgcctttccatttattttccatttcttcaaggCTACCTTTTgtcctttagaaatatttttaatttttcctcacaCAAGTTTTATTAAGTTTCCTGTATTTGTAGGCATTCTTCTTTTCTGCTATAgtcaatggttttttttttcccgtgATATCTTCTAAGTCGTGATTAGTCAAGTGCATGAAAAAACTATTTCTTTatgcatattattattttattctttgtagaGCTCTTCAGAATTAGAAAATAACCATTTCGCTACCCCTAATGACATAATGGATCTACACAATAAATAATGAATTCTAAACTATGAGAGGAAAGCATGGTGGGATGAGGACTGTGCCACTTGAAGCCCCTCATCTTCCTTAGTATCTCTAAAAATGGGACAGCCAGATATTCTTGCACAGTGCAAGAATAAGTACACAGTATCACCTGTCAAGTACTGCTTCCTAAAGAATTAAATCTGAATCTAATCAAGGATTTAGACCCAATTACTACCTCGCAGGAAATAGAGGTCAAAGAAAACAAGTTAATGAGGAAGCAACCAAGTAAATCAACAATACAGGACATTCTCTTTGACACATGACCCAGTTTTCTACAGACCAATGACatgaaaaaaggacaaaaaaagagacaagagacTTAACTACCAAAAACAATATATGAATCTTATTGTAACCTGTTTCAAACAGCCAACTATAACAGAATATCTTTGCGATATTTAGGGAAATATTCACAAATGAGTATTAAGTGGGTATTAGATGACTTCAGggaattatttgtaataatattaTAAGCTAAacacatgtatataaaatatataccatgtTATGTATAATAATAGCATGGTGGTTTATAgcttttaaaaagtccttattAGTTACAGATGCATGTTGAAATGTTTCTGTGTAAATTAGCATttatgtttagaatttttttttttttttttttttttttagaattttctttaaaatattcc contains:
- the CALHM5 gene encoding calcium homeostasis modulator protein 5; protein product: MDAFQGILKFFLNQKTVIGYSFMALLTVGSERLFSLVAFKCPCSKENVAYGLVFLVAPAWVLLILGFFLNSRSWRLFTGCCVNPRKIFPKGHSCRFFHVLGQITLSSLVAPMMWLSVALLNGTFYECAMSGTKSSKLLGLICKDKPRECWDELHKVSCGKTSLTAADSEELKLSLQAQSQILGWCLICSASFFSLLATCYARCRSKVSYLQLSFWKTYAQKEKEQLENTFLEYANKLSERNLKCFFENKRPDVFPMPSFAAWEAASELHSFHQSRQHYSTLHRVVEDGLELSPEDDETTMVLVGTAHSV
- the TRAPPC3L gene encoding trafficking protein particle complex subunit 3-like protein isoform X3 — encoded protein: MSRNRFQPIHWEPSLRLWNFMQAFPLQLKTFRYFALRSERCILDPLELTSVRDVAFKMYLGITPSVTCNNSSRTEFSLILDKNPLVEFVEELPAGRSSLCYCNLLCGIIRGALEMVHLAADVTFLQDTLKGDRVTEIGITFLKKLDEKKYRRKK